In Amaranthus tricolor cultivar Red isolate AtriRed21 chromosome 3, ASM2621246v1, whole genome shotgun sequence, a single window of DNA contains:
- the LOC130807519 gene encoding probable BOI-related E3 ubiquitin-protein ligase 2: MFGGNNNHALPMFLDDNQFQLNTNAPNQQLQLFGNLPMGCTVEHPVNYFGNEHNSSILRPNKRSREAEDLSRQQKLQISLNYNEVDRSASIPNHNPVSTGLRLSYDDDEHNSSVTSASGSMTVTPSILMSLGDNIRSELERQKEEFDQYIKIQQEQLAKGVRDMKQRHMVSFINTIEDGISKKLREKDTELEIINRKNRELMERVKQVSTEAQNWHYRAKYSESVVNILKNNLQNAISQGADQGKEGFGDSEVDDATSYIDPINYLTVGGGRGKSFAGPSSEHLTCRACQSREVSILLMPCRHLCVCKECDGFINVCPVCNIPKSSSVEVYLS; encoded by the exons ATGTTTGGCGGTAACAACAATCATGCACTTCCTATGTTTTTAGATGATAATCAGTTTCAGCTTAATACTAATGCACCAAACCAACAACTTCAGCTTTTTGGTAACT TACCTATGGGATGTACAGTTGAACACCCTGTAAATTATTTTGGAAATGAGCACAATTCATCTATTCTTCGGCCTAACAAACGTAGTAGAGAGGCTGAAGATCTTTCGAGGCAACAAAAACTCCAGATTTCTTTGAATTATAATGAAGTTGATCGTTCAGCAAGCATTCCCAACCACAATCCCGTATCCACAGGGCTTAGGCTCTCATATGACGACGATGAACACAACTCATCCGTCACATCTGCTAGCGGAAGTATGACAGTGACTCCCTCCATCCTCATGTCGCTTGGCGACAATATCAGGAGTGAGCTTGAACGGCAGAAAGAAGAATTTGATCAGTATATCAAAATACAG CAAGAGCAGTTGGCAAAGGGTGTTCGAGACATGAAGCAAAGACACATGGTTTCATTCATAAACACCATAGAAGATGGCATTAGTAAGAAACTTCGAGAAAAGGATACGGAGTTGGAAATTATTAACCGCAAGAACAGGGAACTTATGGAACGAGTAAAGCAGGTGTCCACAGAAGCACAAAACTGGCATTACCGAGCAAAGTACAGCGAGTCCGTGGTTAATATCCTTAAAAACAACCTTCAGAACGCGATTTCTCAAGGAGCGGATCAAGGTAAGGAAGGATTTGGTGATAGTGAGGTTGATGATGCAACTTCTTACATCGATCCAATAAATTACCTCACGGTAGGAGGAGGTCGAGGGAAATCTTTTGCGGGTCCCAGCTCAGAGCATTTGACCTGCAGAGCATGCCAGTCTCGCGAGGTGTCGATTTTGCTGATGCCATGTAGGCACCTTTGTGTGTGTAAGGAATGTGACGGGTTCATTAATGTCTGTCCGGTCTGCAATATCCCGAAAAGTTCTAGTGTGGAAGTGTACTTGTCTTGA